A portion of the Syngnathoides biaculeatus isolate LvHL_M chromosome 7, ASM1980259v1, whole genome shotgun sequence genome contains these proteins:
- the LOC133503076 gene encoding actin remodeling regulator NHS-like isoform X2 — translation MPFFKRLVEPRSLCRRADPDHDEAGGSPLQDLLSVSHVALARSLRQLSDLAKHACSVFQELEGDLVATGRRLRGLQRKVGRLQETCCRLDPRQEPVPVSDLDAESKLTWHYRAPWHKQRNVLRPTTRPPCVEQLHRDAHPGDLHADGRRRRSSSRGRRVTLFISALPSVPASPTTPAARKARKGPRVMAFPSSRPPSPTECCHFSPWNRKAATSDPASPGQRSKALPVPNTPTTLDKQTNWSRALPLPTPEERMKCDSRGVASCVVPINVTGAGFDRDAGARRSLVHSQSLLQRRRKLRRRRTLAGVPGQLRDFAFDSDDSPGSRERGAIVRAGSDVSPSDEDLANHLVTRDSGCQTEDFLISGAPSRRRIRAQRGQQGAALCFSRSAGDIAALRDVPDDAFAARQRTRSLPRDGSRTRTDEDEDVTEFSALNGEEDLIPKDEEESADEQAGSGQLSTTPERVWAERARSRPTRTGDAGSCDASSGSDTFGSPAHSVSAAGVLGGPADHKDDHQSSSGNWSGSSSTCPSQTSETLAPGTSPLARCDSELSLNTAGHPGDDHPGFTPDPYAGLRTRRVGSFSSTAMDILEEAGAWNYSRPDPPGQPRDLSPESNREAGSSLGCPSFASMATCESSFSDKPPSEKADTASHYSEDTEGYYTSMHFDCGLKGSRSFTYFYSDHAALGPRCLSLRKPKAKPRPPRRSSSLRTVRDEDGVSDLGEKNLQLVLSGSSGHMAKEVPGVWEAGGSLELPYLDIFGSAAAHSFKDEGVVQADYADLWLLNDLKSSDPYRSLSNSSTATGTTVVECVKSQDSSESQASRSGSGDTTPSLTPAEGDFKLAGLASPSSGYSSQSETPTSAFFPGPLSPSSAKRKPKVPERKSSLASKPEPEVPVVPSSRTDSGAFCCVADDRTPIQDHQRVAESPTGPSLNITVQLRSIRKELHPDPDDGSCSAATCRGAFANRAPSELNSRRSAGLDPPRPSDEELVNGQMTAESAAASPAADGEAREDAAEEDLGPSAPSPPAAPDRTPVADPGSCDGNRDPASPENPAGNREEESGAEENPGQDSTSPPSAEGQAGDDDDGVFLSPARSRTTDDLFAAIHRSKRKVLGRKESGELPARNGPSSSGGPTTPPPGAVRSPGPATSPSGASPSGPQRAPGAICRNVKKSSTSNEEFKLLLLKKGSRSESGYRMSAAEILKSPVSPKGHPPGEQAAAEPLEAEGSSPKASASPCSSRTGRARIPPPANSSRYAARARFYSAPMQAISEGEAENSDGGPHDDEPPPHPHFA, via the exons ccgtATCTGACCTGGACGCGGAGAGCAAGCTGACGTGGCACTACCGGGCCCCCTGGCACAAGCAGCGGAACGTCCTGCGCCCGACCACGCGGCCCCCCTGCGTCGAGCAGCTGCACCGGGACGCCCACCCGGGCGACCTCCACGCAG ATGGTCGCCGGCGGCGCTCGTCCAGCAGGGGGCGCCGCGTGACGCTCTTCATCTCGGCCCTGCCGTCCgtgccggcgagcccgacgacGCCCGCCGCCAGGAAAGCCAGGAAGGGCCCGCGCGTGATGGCG TTCCCAAGTTCCCGCCCGCCCTCCCCCACCGAATGTTGCCACTTCTCTCCGTGGAACAGAAAG GCGGCGACCTCCGACCCGGCGTCCCCGGGCCAGCGCTCCAAAGCGCTGCCCGTCCCCAACACGCCGACCACCTTGGACAAGCAGACCAACTGGTCGCGAGCGCTGCCGCTGCCGACGCCCGAGGAGAGGATGAAATGCGACTCGCGGGGGGTCGCCTCCTGCGTGGTCCCCATCAACGTCACCG GCGCGGGCTTCGACAGAGACGCGGGGGCTCGCCGCTCGCTGGTCCACTCGCAGTCGTTGCTCCAGCGCAGGCGGAAGCTGCGGCGGCGCCGGACGCTGGCCGGCGTTCCCGGGCAGCTGCGCGACTTTGCCTTTG ACTCGGACGACTCGCCCGGCTCCCGAGAACGCGGCGCGATCGTCCGCGCCGGCTCGGACGTCAGCCCGTCCGACGAGGATCTGGCCAATCATCTGGTCACCAGAGACTCGGGTTGCCAGACCGAGGACTTCTTGATCTCCGGGGCGCCTTCGCGCAGGAGGATCCGGGCTCAGCGCGGCCAGCAGGGGGCGGCGCTGTGCTTCTCTCGATCGGCCGGCGACATCGCCGCGCTGCGGGACGTCCCCGACGACGCCTTCGCCGCCCGGCAGCGGACCCGAAGTCTGCCCCGAGACGGCAGCCGGACGAGGACGGACGAGGACGAAGACGTGACGGAGTTCTCGGCTTTAAACGGCGAGGAGGACTTAATACCGAAGGACGAGGAGGAAAGCGCCGACGAGCAGGCCGGGTCGGGGCAGCTCTCGACGACGCCGGAGCGGGTCTGGGCGGAGAGGGCCCGCTCGCGGCCGACCCGGACAGGCGACGCGGGCAGCTGCGACGCGTCGTCCGGTTCCGACACCTTCGGCAGTCCCGCGCACTCCGTGTCGGCTGCCGGCGTTTTGGGGGGCCCCGCGGACCACAAGGACGACCACCAGTCCTCCAGCGGCAACTGGAGCGGCAGCAGCTCCACGTGCCCCTCGCAGACCTCGGAGACCCTCGCCCCGGGGACCTCCCCGTTGGCCCGTTGCGATTCGGAGCTCTCCCTGAACACCGCCGGCCATCCCGGCGACGACCACCCCGGCTTCACGCCGGATCCCTACGCCGGGCTCAGGACCCGGAGGGTGGGCTCCTTCTCCTCCACGGCCATGGACATCTTAGAGGAGGCGGGCGCGTGGAACTACTCACGCCCGGACCCCCCTGGTCAGCCTCGGGACCTCAGCCCCGAGTCCAACAGGGAGGCGGGCAGCAGTCTGGGCTGCCCGAGCTTCGCCAGCATGGCCACGTGCGAGAGCAGCTTTTCCGACAAGCCTCCCTCGGAGAAAGCCGACACGGCGTCTCACTACTCGGAGGACACGGAAGGCTACTACACCTCCATGCACTTTGACTGCGGTCTGAAAGGCAGCAGGAGCTTCACGTACTTTTACTCGGACCACGCGGCTCTGGGGCCGCGCTGCCTGTCTTTGAGGAAGCCGAAGGCCAAGCCGCGTCCGCCCAGGCGCAGCTCGTCGCTCCGGACCGTACGCGACGAGGACGGCGTGTCGGACCTCGGGGAGAAAAACCTGCAGCTGGTTTTGTCCGGCTCGTCGGGCCACATGGCCAAAGAGGTGCCGGGGGTCTGGGAGGCGGGGGGATCTTTGGAGCTGCCCTATTTGGACATCTTCGGCTCCGCGGCTGCGCATTCCTTCAAAGACGAGGGCGTCGTCCAAGCCGACTACGCCGACCTGTGGCTCCTCAACGACTTGAAATCCAGCGACCCGTACCGGTCTTTGTCCAACTCCAGCACGGCCACCGGCACCACGGTGGTGGAGTGTGTCAAATCGCAGGACAGCTCCGAGTCGCAGGCGTCCCGGTCGGGCTCCGGGGACACCACCCCCTCGTTGACGCCCGCCGAGGGCGACTTCAAGCTGGCGGGCCTGGCCAGCCCCTCCAGCGGGTACTCCAGCCAGTCCGAGACCCCCACCTCCGCCTTCTTTCCCGGCCCGCTGTCTCCGTCTAGCGCTAAGCGGAAACCCAAAGTACCGGAGAGAAAGTCATCGCTCGCCTCCAAGCCGGAGCCGGAGGTACCCGTCGTCCCCTCGTCCCGCACAGATTCGGGTGCTTTTTGCTGCGTCGCCGACGACCGGACGCCGATCCAAGATCACCAGCGCGTAGCCGAGTCGCCGACCGGACCCTCCCTGAACATCACCGTCCAGCTGCGATCCATTCGCAAGGAACTCCATCCCGACCCCGATGACGGCAGCTGTTCCGCCGCCACCTGCCGCGGCGCGTTCGCCAATCGAGCGCCATCAGAATTGAACAGCCGGCGCTCGGCCGGGCTCGACCCGCCGCGCCCGTCTGACGAGGAGCTCGTCAATGGCCAGATGACGGCAGAATCGGCGGCGGCGTCGCCAGCGGCGGACGGGGAGGCGCGAGAGGACGCCGCTGAAGAAGATCTCGGTCCCTCCGCGCCGAGTCCACCCGCCGCTCCGGACCGAACGCCCGTCGCGGATCCGGGAAGTTGCGACGGGAACcgagacccggcgtcgccggagAATCCGGCGGGAAACCGGGAAGAAGAGTCTGGCGCCGAGGAGAACCCGGGCCAAG ACTCGACGTCGCCGCCGAGCGCCGAAGGTCAGGcgggggacgacgacgacggcgtcTTCCTGTCGCCCGCCAGAAGCCGAACCACGGACGACCTCTTCGCCGCCATCCACAG GTCCAAGAGGAAAGTGTTGGGCCGGAAGGAGTCCGGCGAGCTGCCCGCGAGGAACGGTCCGTCGTCCTCCGGCGGCCCGACAACGCCGCCGCCCGGGGCCGTCCGCTCCCCGGGCCCCGCCACGTCGCCGTCGGGGGCGTCGCCCTCGGGCCCGCAGAGGGCCCCCGGCGCCATCTGCCGGAACGTGAAGAAGTCCAGCACCTCCAACGAGGAATTCAAGCTGCTTCTGCTCAAGAAGGGCAGCCGCTCCGAGTCCGGCTACCGCATGTCGGCCGCCGAGATCCTCAAGAGCCCCGTTTCCCCTAAAGGTCACCCGCCGGGCGAGCAGGCGGCGGCGGAACCGCTCGAGGCCGAGGGCTCCTCGCCCAAAGCCTCGGCCTCGCCGTGCTCGTCCAGGACGGGCCGCGCCAGGATCCCGCCGCCCGCCAACAGCAGCCGCTACGCCGCCCGCGCGCGCTTCTACTCGGCGCCCATGCAGGCCATCTCCGAGGGCGAGGCCGAGAACTCGGACGGCGGCCCCCACGACGACGAGCCGCCGCCGCACCCGCATTTCGcttga
- the LOC133503076 gene encoding actin remodeling regulator NHS-like isoform X1: MPFFKRLVEPRSLCRRADPDHDEAGGSPLQDLLSVSHVALARSLRQLSDLAKHACSVFQELEGDLVATGRRLRGLQRKVGRLQETCCRLDPRQEPVPVSDLDAESKLTWHYRAPWHKQRNVLRPTTRPPCVEQLHRDAHPGDLHADGRRRRSSSRGRRVTLFISALPSVPASPTTPAARKARKGPRVMAFPSSRPPSPTECCHFSPWNRKAATSDPASPGQRSKALPVPNTPTTLDKQTNWSRALPLPTPEERMKCDSRGVASCVVPINVTGAGFDRDAGARRSLVHSQSLLQRRRKLRRRRTLAGVPGQLRDFAFADSDDSPGSRERGAIVRAGSDVSPSDEDLANHLVTRDSGCQTEDFLISGAPSRRRIRAQRGQQGAALCFSRSAGDIAALRDVPDDAFAARQRTRSLPRDGSRTRTDEDEDVTEFSALNGEEDLIPKDEEESADEQAGSGQLSTTPERVWAERARSRPTRTGDAGSCDASSGSDTFGSPAHSVSAAGVLGGPADHKDDHQSSSGNWSGSSSTCPSQTSETLAPGTSPLARCDSELSLNTAGHPGDDHPGFTPDPYAGLRTRRVGSFSSTAMDILEEAGAWNYSRPDPPGQPRDLSPESNREAGSSLGCPSFASMATCESSFSDKPPSEKADTASHYSEDTEGYYTSMHFDCGLKGSRSFTYFYSDHAALGPRCLSLRKPKAKPRPPRRSSSLRTVRDEDGVSDLGEKNLQLVLSGSSGHMAKEVPGVWEAGGSLELPYLDIFGSAAAHSFKDEGVVQADYADLWLLNDLKSSDPYRSLSNSSTATGTTVVECVKSQDSSESQASRSGSGDTTPSLTPAEGDFKLAGLASPSSGYSSQSETPTSAFFPGPLSPSSAKRKPKVPERKSSLASKPEPEVPVVPSSRTDSGAFCCVADDRTPIQDHQRVAESPTGPSLNITVQLRSIRKELHPDPDDGSCSAATCRGAFANRAPSELNSRRSAGLDPPRPSDEELVNGQMTAESAAASPAADGEAREDAAEEDLGPSAPSPPAAPDRTPVADPGSCDGNRDPASPENPAGNREEESGAEENPGQDSTSPPSAEGQAGDDDDGVFLSPARSRTTDDLFAAIHRSKRKVLGRKESGELPARNGPSSSGGPTTPPPGAVRSPGPATSPSGASPSGPQRAPGAICRNVKKSSTSNEEFKLLLLKKGSRSESGYRMSAAEILKSPVSPKGHPPGEQAAAEPLEAEGSSPKASASPCSSRTGRARIPPPANSSRYAARARFYSAPMQAISEGEAENSDGGPHDDEPPPHPHFA, encoded by the exons ccgtATCTGACCTGGACGCGGAGAGCAAGCTGACGTGGCACTACCGGGCCCCCTGGCACAAGCAGCGGAACGTCCTGCGCCCGACCACGCGGCCCCCCTGCGTCGAGCAGCTGCACCGGGACGCCCACCCGGGCGACCTCCACGCAG ATGGTCGCCGGCGGCGCTCGTCCAGCAGGGGGCGCCGCGTGACGCTCTTCATCTCGGCCCTGCCGTCCgtgccggcgagcccgacgacGCCCGCCGCCAGGAAAGCCAGGAAGGGCCCGCGCGTGATGGCG TTCCCAAGTTCCCGCCCGCCCTCCCCCACCGAATGTTGCCACTTCTCTCCGTGGAACAGAAAG GCGGCGACCTCCGACCCGGCGTCCCCGGGCCAGCGCTCCAAAGCGCTGCCCGTCCCCAACACGCCGACCACCTTGGACAAGCAGACCAACTGGTCGCGAGCGCTGCCGCTGCCGACGCCCGAGGAGAGGATGAAATGCGACTCGCGGGGGGTCGCCTCCTGCGTGGTCCCCATCAACGTCACCG GCGCGGGCTTCGACAGAGACGCGGGGGCTCGCCGCTCGCTGGTCCACTCGCAGTCGTTGCTCCAGCGCAGGCGGAAGCTGCGGCGGCGCCGGACGCTGGCCGGCGTTCCCGGGCAGCTGCGCGACTTTGCCTTTG CAGACTCGGACGACTCGCCCGGCTCCCGAGAACGCGGCGCGATCGTCCGCGCCGGCTCGGACGTCAGCCCGTCCGACGAGGATCTGGCCAATCATCTGGTCACCAGAGACTCGGGTTGCCAGACCGAGGACTTCTTGATCTCCGGGGCGCCTTCGCGCAGGAGGATCCGGGCTCAGCGCGGCCAGCAGGGGGCGGCGCTGTGCTTCTCTCGATCGGCCGGCGACATCGCCGCGCTGCGGGACGTCCCCGACGACGCCTTCGCCGCCCGGCAGCGGACCCGAAGTCTGCCCCGAGACGGCAGCCGGACGAGGACGGACGAGGACGAAGACGTGACGGAGTTCTCGGCTTTAAACGGCGAGGAGGACTTAATACCGAAGGACGAGGAGGAAAGCGCCGACGAGCAGGCCGGGTCGGGGCAGCTCTCGACGACGCCGGAGCGGGTCTGGGCGGAGAGGGCCCGCTCGCGGCCGACCCGGACAGGCGACGCGGGCAGCTGCGACGCGTCGTCCGGTTCCGACACCTTCGGCAGTCCCGCGCACTCCGTGTCGGCTGCCGGCGTTTTGGGGGGCCCCGCGGACCACAAGGACGACCACCAGTCCTCCAGCGGCAACTGGAGCGGCAGCAGCTCCACGTGCCCCTCGCAGACCTCGGAGACCCTCGCCCCGGGGACCTCCCCGTTGGCCCGTTGCGATTCGGAGCTCTCCCTGAACACCGCCGGCCATCCCGGCGACGACCACCCCGGCTTCACGCCGGATCCCTACGCCGGGCTCAGGACCCGGAGGGTGGGCTCCTTCTCCTCCACGGCCATGGACATCTTAGAGGAGGCGGGCGCGTGGAACTACTCACGCCCGGACCCCCCTGGTCAGCCTCGGGACCTCAGCCCCGAGTCCAACAGGGAGGCGGGCAGCAGTCTGGGCTGCCCGAGCTTCGCCAGCATGGCCACGTGCGAGAGCAGCTTTTCCGACAAGCCTCCCTCGGAGAAAGCCGACACGGCGTCTCACTACTCGGAGGACACGGAAGGCTACTACACCTCCATGCACTTTGACTGCGGTCTGAAAGGCAGCAGGAGCTTCACGTACTTTTACTCGGACCACGCGGCTCTGGGGCCGCGCTGCCTGTCTTTGAGGAAGCCGAAGGCCAAGCCGCGTCCGCCCAGGCGCAGCTCGTCGCTCCGGACCGTACGCGACGAGGACGGCGTGTCGGACCTCGGGGAGAAAAACCTGCAGCTGGTTTTGTCCGGCTCGTCGGGCCACATGGCCAAAGAGGTGCCGGGGGTCTGGGAGGCGGGGGGATCTTTGGAGCTGCCCTATTTGGACATCTTCGGCTCCGCGGCTGCGCATTCCTTCAAAGACGAGGGCGTCGTCCAAGCCGACTACGCCGACCTGTGGCTCCTCAACGACTTGAAATCCAGCGACCCGTACCGGTCTTTGTCCAACTCCAGCACGGCCACCGGCACCACGGTGGTGGAGTGTGTCAAATCGCAGGACAGCTCCGAGTCGCAGGCGTCCCGGTCGGGCTCCGGGGACACCACCCCCTCGTTGACGCCCGCCGAGGGCGACTTCAAGCTGGCGGGCCTGGCCAGCCCCTCCAGCGGGTACTCCAGCCAGTCCGAGACCCCCACCTCCGCCTTCTTTCCCGGCCCGCTGTCTCCGTCTAGCGCTAAGCGGAAACCCAAAGTACCGGAGAGAAAGTCATCGCTCGCCTCCAAGCCGGAGCCGGAGGTACCCGTCGTCCCCTCGTCCCGCACAGATTCGGGTGCTTTTTGCTGCGTCGCCGACGACCGGACGCCGATCCAAGATCACCAGCGCGTAGCCGAGTCGCCGACCGGACCCTCCCTGAACATCACCGTCCAGCTGCGATCCATTCGCAAGGAACTCCATCCCGACCCCGATGACGGCAGCTGTTCCGCCGCCACCTGCCGCGGCGCGTTCGCCAATCGAGCGCCATCAGAATTGAACAGCCGGCGCTCGGCCGGGCTCGACCCGCCGCGCCCGTCTGACGAGGAGCTCGTCAATGGCCAGATGACGGCAGAATCGGCGGCGGCGTCGCCAGCGGCGGACGGGGAGGCGCGAGAGGACGCCGCTGAAGAAGATCTCGGTCCCTCCGCGCCGAGTCCACCCGCCGCTCCGGACCGAACGCCCGTCGCGGATCCGGGAAGTTGCGACGGGAACcgagacccggcgtcgccggagAATCCGGCGGGAAACCGGGAAGAAGAGTCTGGCGCCGAGGAGAACCCGGGCCAAG ACTCGACGTCGCCGCCGAGCGCCGAAGGTCAGGcgggggacgacgacgacggcgtcTTCCTGTCGCCCGCCAGAAGCCGAACCACGGACGACCTCTTCGCCGCCATCCACAG GTCCAAGAGGAAAGTGTTGGGCCGGAAGGAGTCCGGCGAGCTGCCCGCGAGGAACGGTCCGTCGTCCTCCGGCGGCCCGACAACGCCGCCGCCCGGGGCCGTCCGCTCCCCGGGCCCCGCCACGTCGCCGTCGGGGGCGTCGCCCTCGGGCCCGCAGAGGGCCCCCGGCGCCATCTGCCGGAACGTGAAGAAGTCCAGCACCTCCAACGAGGAATTCAAGCTGCTTCTGCTCAAGAAGGGCAGCCGCTCCGAGTCCGGCTACCGCATGTCGGCCGCCGAGATCCTCAAGAGCCCCGTTTCCCCTAAAGGTCACCCGCCGGGCGAGCAGGCGGCGGCGGAACCGCTCGAGGCCGAGGGCTCCTCGCCCAAAGCCTCGGCCTCGCCGTGCTCGTCCAGGACGGGCCGCGCCAGGATCCCGCCGCCCGCCAACAGCAGCCGCTACGCCGCCCGCGCGCGCTTCTACTCGGCGCCCATGCAGGCCATCTCCGAGGGCGAGGCCGAGAACTCGGACGGCGGCCCCCACGACGACGAGCCGCCGCCGCACCCGCATTTCGcttga